The following proteins are encoded in a genomic region of Chloracidobacterium sp.:
- a CDS encoding M61 family metallopeptidase — protein sequence MKRQINLLAAILAVMLAATGTFAQNGLKIGHTVSLSDVSSRQLHITTEISNIHQPQLSLSLPTWAPGWYTIENYYKNVLRFEIKDKSGKILPLRMTKKQTWSVDTRGLTDLRIDYDYRAEVLALNQAKVTNDYAFFTGIELFLEPVGHREVPSSVKFNIPAGWRLQTPLKATADPMTFTAANYDVLVDSPVLMGKFDLTKFDVEGKPHYFAAVPAGAFNKEKTQRFIDQWTKVIKVFSKMFGGLPYDDYTAFYFFQPAESNASGALEHLSSYVAFAPAGERATPEGIIGTAAHEYFHLWNVKRIRPSGMWPYDYSREDETPLLWFSEGLTSYYSVVGTYRAGLTSTEQFLARAAGVADYVENTEARKYISPSNSSVSTWVGYDTPVAFGISYYSQGQNLGSILDLSILNDSDGKYGLDDVMRSLYNDHYKRGRGFTTEDTVQIIKKLTGKDHTDLYDRYVWGTETPDYDKIFGYAGYRIEKRAEAEADLGFSARPRNGGFRISAVTANGPADKAGLHEGDIIVKINGTGPFEVPLQSLAGKEVMLLVDRGGKQSEMKMTVGTRDRIAFSLVEVPNATPRQLKIRNAWLKH from the coding sequence ATGAAGCGTCAAATAAATTTGCTTGCCGCCATATTGGCAGTAATGTTAGCGGCAACGGGTACGTTCGCCCAAAATGGCCTAAAGATCGGACACACCGTTTCGCTGAGCGATGTTTCGAGCCGCCAACTGCACATCACTACAGAGATCTCGAATATCCATCAGCCGCAACTGTCGCTCAGCCTGCCGACATGGGCGCCGGGCTGGTACACGATAGAGAATTATTACAAGAATGTGCTCCGATTCGAGATAAAGGACAAGAGCGGCAAAATACTGCCGCTCAGAATGACGAAAAAGCAAACTTGGAGCGTCGATACACGCGGCCTTACCGATCTGAGGATCGACTATGACTACCGTGCCGAGGTTCTGGCTCTGAATCAGGCAAAAGTAACGAACGATTATGCGTTCTTTACGGGCATCGAGCTGTTTCTCGAGCCTGTCGGCCACCGCGAGGTTCCGAGCAGTGTAAAGTTCAATATTCCCGCGGGCTGGCGGCTTCAAACACCGTTGAAGGCAACCGCTGATCCGATGACGTTCACTGCGGCAAATTATGATGTGCTTGTAGATTCGCCCGTATTAATGGGCAAATTTGACCTGACGAAATTCGATGTTGAAGGCAAGCCGCACTATTTCGCTGCCGTTCCCGCAGGAGCTTTCAACAAGGAAAAGACGCAGCGTTTCATCGATCAATGGACAAAGGTGATAAAGGTCTTCTCAAAGATGTTCGGCGGGCTGCCGTATGACGATTACACGGCTTTCTACTTTTTCCAGCCCGCGGAATCGAACGCAAGCGGTGCGCTGGAACATCTGAGTTCGTATGTCGCTTTTGCTCCGGCGGGTGAGCGTGCAACGCCCGAAGGCATCATCGGGACGGCTGCGCACGAGTATTTCCACCTTTGGAACGTAAAGCGCATCCGTCCGAGCGGAATGTGGCCGTACGACTACTCACGTGAGGACGAGACGCCGCTGCTGTGGTTCTCGGAAGGTTTGACAAGCTACTACAGTGTTGTAGGAACCTACCGCGCCGGACTGACAAGCACCGAACAATTCCTTGCGCGTGCCGCGGGTGTCGCTGATTACGTTGAGAATACTGAGGCTCGCAAGTACATTTCTCCGTCGAATTCCTCGGTTTCGACTTGGGTCGGATACGATACACCTGTTGCGTTCGGCATCTCGTATTATTCGCAAGGGCAGAACTTAGGTTCGATCCTTGACCTGTCGATCCTCAACGATTCTGACGGCAAGTACGGCCTCGATGATGTGATGCGCTCGTTATACAACGACCACTACAAACGCGGCCGCGGCTTTACTACCGAGGACACAGTGCAGATCATAAAGAAGCTCACAGGGAAGGATCACACCGATCTTTACGACCGCTACGTCTGGGGAACCGAAACGCCCGATTACGACAAGATCTTCGGCTATGCAGGCTATCGGATCGAAAAGAGGGCCGAAGCAGAGGCCGACCTCGGATTTTCGGCACGGCCGCGAAACGGAGGCTTTCGCATAAGCGCCGTGACGGCGAACGGCCCTGCGGATAAAGCCGGCCTGCACGAAGGCGATATCATCGTAAAGATCAACGGAACCGGCCCGTTCGAGGTTCCGCTGCAATCGCTGGCCGGAAAAGAGGTAATGCTGCTCGTTGACCGCGGCGGCAAGCAGAGCGAAATGAAGATGACCGTCGGAACGCGCGACCGCATCGCTTTCTCGCTTGTCGAGGTGCCGAATGCGACGCCGCGGCAATTGAAGATACGGAACGCGTGGCTCAAGCATTGA
- a CDS encoding efflux RND transporter periplasmic adaptor subunit, which translates to MKSRIFYFSALIAVSVSLATGCRSGAANTNANTASTPTTIDVTTTQAVVKPIPTYFEATGNLVGDESTDVAPVIAGKIAQVNFDVGSYVTKGSVLVRLDPRDAQLRLEQAEAQLVQQRRAEETAVAGLRQAQARLGIKEGDSYNVDSFSQVRSVKANLDLAEKELVRTQRLYNTGDASKSVLDQRRAQRDALLAQLEDARLAASVAVKAIDSAQAQVAAARSGIRTAQAVVDQARKAVSDTAILAPISGYISERVADPGEYVSPNAPNTKVATIVRTSVLRLKIDIPEASIGKVAAGQNISLQTSAYPDRSFAGKVARILPGLNATARTLTVEAEVPNGEGLLKPGQFATVRVTQPQPENAVMIPAAAVKADGDVNKVYIIKDGAAREHLVQVGLLVEDGMLQIKTGLAEGDVIATNNLSELYDGVLVRQMN; encoded by the coding sequence ATGAAAAGCAGAATCTTCTATTTTTCGGCGTTGATCGCGGTTTCAGTATCGCTGGCAACAGGCTGCCGATCGGGTGCCGCGAATACGAATGCGAACACCGCATCGACACCGACGACCATTGACGTAACAACAACGCAAGCCGTCGTAAAGCCGATCCCGACCTACTTTGAGGCGACCGGCAACTTGGTCGGTGACGAATCGACGGACGTTGCTCCCGTGATAGCCGGCAAGATCGCACAGGTCAACTTCGACGTGGGCAGCTATGTGACCAAAGGCAGTGTCCTTGTGCGTCTCGACCCGCGCGACGCTCAGCTTCGGCTTGAGCAGGCAGAGGCACAGCTTGTTCAGCAGCGGCGTGCCGAAGAAACGGCGGTCGCAGGGCTTCGGCAGGCGCAGGCACGGCTTGGTATAAAAGAGGGCGACAGCTATAACGTGGACAGTTTTTCGCAGGTACGTTCGGTCAAGGCCAATCTTGATCTTGCCGAAAAGGAATTGGTTCGGACACAGCGTCTTTATAACACCGGCGATGCGTCAAAGTCGGTGCTCGATCAGAGGCGTGCCCAGCGGGACGCTTTGCTGGCGCAGCTCGAGGATGCACGCCTTGCCGCTTCGGTTGCGGTAAAGGCGATAGACTCCGCACAGGCTCAGGTCGCTGCGGCAAGGAGCGGCATCCGCACCGCACAGGCGGTCGTTGATCAGGCACGAAAAGCGGTGTCCGACACGGCGATATTGGCGCCTATAAGCGGCTACATTTCAGAGCGGGTTGCCGATCCGGGCGAGTATGTCAGCCCGAACGCACCGAATACGAAGGTAGCGACCATAGTCCGCACATCTGTTCTGCGGCTTAAGATCGACATTCCGGAGGCATCCATCGGCAAGGTCGCTGCAGGCCAAAACATAAGCCTTCAGACGAGTGCATATCCCGATCGGAGCTTTGCGGGCAAGGTCGCGCGGATCCTGCCGGGCTTGAATGCGACGGCACGCACCTTGACGGTCGAGGCCGAGGTTCCTAACGGCGAAGGCCTTCTGAAGCCGGGCCAATTCGCGACGGTCCGCGTTACGCAGCCGCAGCCCGAAAATGCCGTGATGATACCCGCCGCAGCGGTAAAGGCCGACGGCGACGTGAACAAGGTCTATATCATCAAGGACGGCGCGGCACGCGAACACCTCGTTCAGGTAGGGCTGCTCGTCGAGGACGGTATGCTGCAGATCAAAACAGGACTTGCAGAGGGCGACGTGATCGCAACGAACAACCTCAGCGAACTCTATGACGGCGTGCTCGTCAGGCAGATGAATTAG
- a CDS encoding TetR/AcrR family transcriptional regulator, translated as MKKADHKTEHSCRMSGEERRCQILQTAISLFAEKGFSGTTTKEIAQRAGVSEAMVFRHFARKSDIYDAILDNRAAHEGMRFPWENDERILRAIREKDDFTLFYTLALIALNKQQADVSFIRLLFYSALEEHELAARFFNGFVMRMYSFIGEYIKERQRDGGYRQLDPKVAVRAFMGMIIHHSINVILWDKGGKILDLSNEEAAKNFTEILLKGIMA; from the coding sequence TTGAAGAAAGCAGACCATAAAACTGAGCATTCATGCAGGATGTCGGGCGAAGAGCGTCGCTGCCAGATATTGCAGACGGCGATATCCCTCTTTGCCGAAAAAGGTTTCAGCGGCACGACCACAAAGGAGATCGCTCAGCGGGCCGGCGTTTCCGAGGCGATGGTCTTTCGACATTTTGCACGAAAATCAGATATCTACGACGCGATCTTGGACAATCGTGCCGCGCATGAAGGAATGCGCTTTCCGTGGGAGAATGATGAGCGGATATTGCGTGCGATACGCGAAAAGGATGATTTCACGCTCTTTTACACGCTTGCGCTGATCGCCCTCAACAAACAGCAGGCCGATGTAAGCTTTATCAGGCTGCTGTTCTATTCCGCGCTCGAAGAGCACGAGCTTGCCGCACGGTTTTTTAACGGCTTCGTAATGAGGATGTACAGCTTTATCGGCGAATACATCAAGGAACGTCAGCGCGACGGTGGGTATCGCCAATTAGACCCAAAAGTGGCCGTGCGCGCGTTCATGGGAATGATCATTCACCACTCGATCAACGTTATTTTATGGGACAAGGGCGGCAAGATCCTCGATCTTTCAAATGAAGAGGCCGCGAAAAATTTCACAGAGATCTTATTGAAGGGGATAATGGCATAG
- a CDS encoding tetratricopeptide repeat protein — translation MTKIIRGSIIAAVFIAALSLSAAAQQIKRTPFDVTNYVIDAAILNKERKLAATADVTFVPLEDTRSVSFELNGSLKIDSITRIGAEPLPTPAKTPRTKAQPAAPAGPQITFVQDQAGVSDLGPSVRIDLGDNVPKDVPITLRFKYAGILDTAAGGPLLNKRLAYIGDIHGYLLYAARWFPFHDYAADRATADITITTPADIQIIGYSDRPVTNAGGKFRFTQTQPGLIGNFAYGRYVTKNLKYGNFDLEFHARVGAGEQQVNAYAETLGKALDNYTKRFGPSDMGSKLTVVEIDDESLDYYSSTGMLFVGSRQFEEGRDITKERLQREAAYQWWGLTAGLKSFDDAWLSQGLAEYCAFSLRESEASGAKADDLRRELLERALTFEQSASLLRAPASLDDQSTAYQYLMYGKGAFVFKLLQETMGKDKFDQLLRTFLQQYRNKNASIDDLEKLATKINGSDLRYFFARWVESTGVPEFEADYQILRTRGGKFVARGTVKQNYDNLRLPVDVQLRSEGEAGIKTETVRIDDASADFNIESDGMPLSVIIDPDFKLLRISPDLRVSSVARRGIEQFKEGNYVEAQQQFEAALKLDRSNSWIYYHLGLLFLEQRNYDLAIDNFKAALGGRLEPAWLAVWSNIKMGNAYDAKGDRARATSAYLRAQKLGDDHDGAQAAAKMYQATPYDPRTSSATR, via the coding sequence ATGACGAAGATCATAAGGGGATCAATTATTGCGGCGGTTTTCATCGCCGCGCTTTCACTTTCGGCCGCCGCACAGCAGATCAAGCGGACGCCTTTCGACGTTACAAATTACGTCATTGACGCCGCGATACTGAATAAGGAACGTAAACTTGCGGCTACGGCGGATGTTACGTTCGTGCCCCTTGAAGACACGCGGTCCGTCTCGTTCGAGCTGAACGGCAGCCTGAAGATCGATTCGATCACCCGCATCGGTGCAGAACCGCTGCCGACGCCGGCAAAAACGCCGCGTACAAAGGCGCAGCCGGCTGCACCGGCCGGCCCGCAGATCACTTTCGTGCAGGATCAGGCCGGCGTCTCGGACCTCGGCCCGAGCGTACGGATCGACCTCGGCGACAATGTCCCAAAGGATGTGCCGATAACGCTGCGGTTCAAATACGCAGGCATTCTAGATACGGCGGCAGGCGGCCCGCTGCTGAACAAGAGGCTTGCATACATCGGCGACATTCATGGTTATCTGCTGTACGCCGCACGTTGGTTCCCGTTTCATGACTATGCTGCCGACCGCGCGACCGCCGATATCACGATCACGACACCGGCGGATATTCAGATCATCGGTTACAGCGACCGGCCCGTGACGAACGCCGGCGGCAAATTCCGCTTTACGCAGACGCAGCCCGGCCTGATCGGTAACTTTGCATACGGCCGCTATGTGACCAAGAACCTGAAGTACGGCAATTTTGATCTCGAGTTCCACGCCCGCGTCGGTGCGGGTGAACAGCAAGTTAACGCATACGCCGAGACGCTCGGCAAGGCTCTCGACAATTACACAAAACGCTTCGGCCCGTCCGATATGGGCAGCAAACTGACCGTTGTCGAGATAGATGACGAAAGCCTCGATTACTATTCATCCACAGGAATGCTCTTTGTCGGCTCACGTCAGTTCGAAGAGGGCCGCGACATTACAAAGGAACGTCTTCAGCGGGAGGCCGCGTACCAATGGTGGGGCCTTACGGCAGGCCTTAAGTCGTTCGATGATGCGTGGCTCTCGCAGGGCCTTGCGGAGTACTGCGCATTCAGTTTACGCGAAAGCGAAGCGAGCGGTGCGAAAGCCGATGACCTTCGCCGCGAACTGCTGGAACGTGCGCTGACGTTTGAGCAGTCGGCATCGCTGCTGCGTGCTCCTGCGTCGCTCGATGATCAATCGACCGCCTATCAGTACCTTATGTACGGGAAAGGCGCATTCGTCTTCAAGCTGCTGCAGGAGACGATGGGAAAGGATAAGTTCGATCAGCTCCTGCGTACATTCCTTCAACAGTATCGAAATAAGAACGCCTCGATCGACGACCTCGAAAAGCTCGCGACCAAGATCAACGGTAGCGACCTGCGGTACTTCTTCGCCCGTTGGGTCGAAAGCACCGGCGTCCCCGAATTCGAGGCCGACTATCAGATACTGCGAACGCGCGGCGGCAAGTTCGTCGCACGCGGAACCGTCAAGCAGAACTACGACAACCTGCGGCTGCCGGTCGATGTGCAGCTTCGTTCCGAGGGCGAAGCGGGCATAAAGACCGAGACCGTTCGTATAGATGACGCCAGTGCGGATTTCAATATCGAATCTGACGGAATGCCGCTAAGTGTCATTATCGACCCTGATTTCAAACTGCTGCGCATCTCGCCCGACCTGCGCGTATCATCTGTCGCCCGCCGCGGCATCGAGCAGTTCAAGGAAGGGAATTATGTCGAGGCGCAGCAGCAGTTCGAAGCCGCGTTGAAGCTCGACCGCTCAAATTCGTGGATCTACTATCATCTCGGCCTTTTGTTCCTCGAACAGCGTAATTACGACCTGGCGATAGATAACTTCAAGGCCGCTCTCGGCGGCCGCCTCGAACCTGCATGGCTCGCCGTCTGGTCAAACATCAAGATGGGCAATGCCTACGATGCAAAAGGCGACCGTGCGCGTGCGACCTCGGCATATCTGCGTGCACAAAAGCTCGGCGACGACCACGACGGCGCGCAGGCCGCGGCTAAGATGTATCAGGCCACGCCCTACGATCCGAGAACCAGTTCGGCAACACGCTGA
- a CDS encoding efflux RND transporter permease subunit gives MQWLAEICVKRPVFATMLIMSLVVVGAFSFFSLGVDLFPKIDFPTITVTVVNPGASPQEIETEITDKIEEAVNTISGIDELRSTSIEGLSQVFVQFVLEKDVNVAAQEVENRVQMVIPKLPETAKQPTVQKLDTDAAPVLRISISAPKPLREVTDIAKHKVKERIETINGVGQITIIGGQERQINVWVDPDKMRAYNITPAEVAGALRIQNMEFPSGRLDEGQKETAVRTLGKIDKPEQFDDIVVATRGNYQVKVKDIGYTEDGGEEVRSEARLNGEPAVTLIVSKQSGQNTVTVARDIKERLTEIKDTLPAGYQMRVIGDNSMFIEASLHAIEEHLIVGATLASIVVFLFLWNFRSTIIAALAIPTSIISTFALIYVMGYTLNSITMLALTLMVGIVIDDAIVVLENIYRFVEEKGMNPFQAAIEGTREIGLAVLATTLSLMAVFVPIGFMQGIVGKFMSSFGLTSSFAVAVSLIVSFTLTPMLAARLIKPAKSEPKKDIEEIKGDGMIAEGERDTHYKGWFRHVDAVYSWMLRFSLARRWVIITLVVLVFLSIIPMFMFVGKNFLPVDDQSQFEVSIRTPEGMSLSATSLMFERVAAEIRKMPGVTDTLSTVGGGSQLVVNSGSIYVKLSDINKRSKSQEELMADTREMLKQFPGDLRTSVQQVQAFSGGGFRNATVQLMVAGPDFQKLEEYSQKILDKMKTIPDAVDIDSTLIAGKPELQLQIDRDTAADLGVRIGDVSQALNTLVAGQQATTYNSGADQYDVYVRAINSFRTSEEGLKRLIVPSAKLGWVTLDRVVTAKSGTGPSSIDRTNRQRQVTLLANTKPGGSAANITAGIDSFVKGLQLPAGYRTAYIGQSKEMGKAGFYFLLAFMLSFIFMYIVLAAQFESFIHPITILLTLPLSIPFGIFSLLVMGQTVNIFSGLGLLLLFGVVKKNAILQIDHTNNLRSKGMSRYDAIIQANRDRLRPILMTTIALVSGMLPLVISSGVGSGTNRSIGVLVVGGQTLCLLLTLLAVPVFYSIFDDIAEMKLFKYVNRFSNRLFGGLKRRFSTAATSLVGRQ, from the coding sequence ATGCAATGGCTCGCAGAGATCTGCGTTAAACGCCCCGTATTCGCAACGATGTTGATAATGTCGTTGGTCGTTGTCGGTGCGTTCTCATTCTTTAGTCTCGGCGTCGATCTCTTTCCTAAGATCGACTTTCCGACGATCACGGTTACGGTCGTCAATCCCGGAGCATCGCCGCAGGAGATCGAGACCGAGATCACCGATAAGATCGAAGAGGCGGTCAATACCATCAGCGGTATCGACGAGCTGCGTTCAACATCCATCGAGGGCCTTTCGCAGGTCTTTGTCCAATTCGTGCTTGAAAAAGATGTGAACGTCGCCGCACAAGAGGTCGAGAATCGCGTCCAGATGGTCATTCCGAAGCTGCCTGAGACGGCAAAGCAGCCGACGGTCCAAAAGCTTGATACCGATGCGGCGCCGGTGCTCCGCATATCGATCTCGGCCCCGAAGCCGCTGCGTGAAGTAACCGATATTGCTAAACACAAGGTCAAGGAACGCATCGAAACAATAAACGGTGTTGGCCAGATAACGATCATCGGCGGACAGGAGCGACAGATAAACGTCTGGGTCGATCCGGACAAAATGCGGGCGTACAACATCACGCCGGCCGAGGTCGCAGGAGCGCTGCGGATACAGAATATGGAGTTCCCTTCGGGCCGATTGGACGAGGGGCAGAAAGAGACGGCGGTGCGTACCCTCGGCAAGATCGACAAGCCCGAGCAGTTCGATGACATCGTAGTAGCGACACGCGGCAATTATCAGGTAAAGGTAAAGGACATCGGCTATACCGAGGACGGCGGCGAAGAGGTGCGCTCCGAAGCTCGGCTGAACGGCGAGCCTGCCGTAACCCTGATCGTCTCAAAGCAGTCGGGCCAAAATACGGTAACGGTCGCACGCGATATCAAAGAGCGGCTCACCGAGATAAAGGACACACTGCCGGCAGGCTATCAGATGCGGGTCATCGGCGATAACTCGATGTTCATCGAGGCATCGCTTCATGCGATCGAGGAACATTTGATCGTCGGTGCGACGCTTGCGTCGATCGTTGTTTTCCTGTTCCTTTGGAATTTCAGATCGACGATCATCGCCGCACTTGCGATCCCGACATCGATAATTTCGACATTTGCTTTGATCTATGTGATGGGCTATACGCTCAACTCGATCACGATGCTCGCCCTGACATTGATGGTCGGCATCGTCATCGATGACGCCATAGTCGTGCTCGAAAACATCTATCGCTTTGTCGAAGAAAAGGGAATGAACCCCTTCCAAGCGGCGATCGAGGGCACGCGTGAGATCGGCCTTGCGGTGCTTGCAACGACGTTATCGCTGATGGCGGTTTTTGTGCCGATCGGCTTTATGCAGGGCATCGTAGGCAAGTTCATGTCGAGTTTCGGCCTGACCTCATCATTTGCGGTTGCTGTTTCGCTGATCGTGTCCTTCACGCTGACTCCGATGCTTGCGGCGCGGCTTATCAAACCCGCGAAGAGCGAACCGAAAAAGGATATCGAAGAGATCAAGGGCGACGGTATGATCGCCGAGGGCGAACGCGACACACACTACAAAGGCTGGTTCCGCCATGTCGATGCAGTGTATTCATGGATGCTGCGGTTCTCGCTTGCCCGCCGCTGGGTGATCATTACACTCGTCGTTCTGGTATTTCTGAGCATCATCCCGATGTTCATGTTCGTCGGCAAGAATTTCCTGCCGGTTGACGACCAATCGCAGTTCGAGGTCTCGATAAGGACGCCCGAAGGGATGAGTTTGTCCGCTACCTCGCTGATGTTCGAGAGGGTTGCTGCCGAGATCCGCAAGATGCCGGGCGTAACCGACACGCTGTCAACAGTAGGCGGCGGCTCGCAGCTTGTGGTCAATTCGGGTTCGATCTATGTGAAGTTGAGCGATATCAATAAAAGGTCGAAGTCGCAGGAAGAATTGATGGCCGATACCCGCGAGATGCTCAAGCAGTTTCCCGGCGACCTTCGTACGAGCGTTCAGCAGGTGCAGGCGTTCTCGGGCGGTGGCTTCCGGAACGCAACGGTTCAATTAATGGTCGCTGGGCCTGATTTTCAGAAGCTCGAGGAATATTCACAAAAGATCCTCGACAAGATGAAGACGATCCCGGATGCGGTCGATATCGACTCGACACTTATCGCGGGAAAGCCCGAGCTGCAGCTTCAGATCGATCGCGACACGGCAGCGGATCTCGGAGTCCGCATCGGTGATGTCTCGCAGGCGCTCAACACGCTCGTTGCGGGCCAGCAGGCGACCACGTATAACTCAGGAGCCGATCAATATGATGTTTATGTTCGGGCGATAAATTCGTTTCGAACAAGCGAAGAAGGCCTGAAACGCCTTATTGTGCCTTCCGCCAAACTCGGCTGGGTAACACTCGACCGCGTTGTAACCGCTAAGAGCGGCACAGGGCCGAGTTCGATCGATCGAACCAACCGGCAGCGGCAGGTAACGTTGCTTGCGAACACAAAGCCCGGCGGATCGGCAGCGAATATCACCGCCGGCATCGACAGCTTTGTAAAGGGGCTTCAGCTTCCTGCGGGATACCGCACGGCATATATCGGCCAGTCAAAAGAAATGGGTAAAGCAGGATTCTACTTCCTGCTCGCGTTCATGCTGTCCTTTATCTTTATGTACATAGTGCTGGCGGCGCAGTTCGAATCGTTCATCCACCCGATAACGATCTTGTTGACGCTGCCGCTGTCGATACCGTTCGGCATTTTCAGCCTGCTGGTAATGGGGCAGACGGTGAACATTTTTTCGGGCCTCGGCCTGCTGCTGCTGTTCGGTGTCGTCAAGAAGAACGCCATCCTTCAGATCGACCATACGAACAACCTGCGTTCAAAGGGTATGTCACGCTATGACGCGATCATTCAGGCAAATCGCGACCGCCTGCGGCCGATCCTTATGACGACGATCGCTCTCGTTTCGGGCATGCTTCCGCTTGTTATAAGTTCGGGCGTCGGTTCAGGCACGAACCGCTCGATCGGCGTGCTTGTGGTCGGCGGCCAAACGCTCTGCCTTCTGCTGACGCTTTTGGCGGTACCTGTTTTCTACTCGATCTTTGATGATATTGCGGAGATGAAACTCTTCAAATACGTCAATCGCTTTTCGAACCGGCTTTTCGGCGGCCTGAAACGCCGTTTCTCGACGGCGGCTACATCGCTTGTCGGCAGGCAATAG
- a CDS encoding DUF3828 domain-containing protein, which translates to MKIRSLYSILAITLLGFACSAPPKSTTVETTATATPQAAAPPEAASGQANLSSPESLVSDLYKAHDAGRGPFFQKKDRALVDKYFTKPLADLIWKQANTESDDVLTLDGDPLYNAQDLEIKDLSIGKGDVKGDAATVAVTFLNFGQKQSITHKLKLVGDAWKIDDIMYSPADSLLKWLRETYETKPAANGRFEGKYIVGPTSCTVKLTDAGYEVRWEKGAGVEIFFPMDDMRFESSNKDGSVNQFSFDNKSYDTGTFNRDDGKSFAVKRSK; encoded by the coding sequence ATGAAGATACGATCTCTGTACAGCATTCTCGCCATCACGCTGCTTGGCTTTGCGTGTTCCGCTCCGCCAAAGAGCACAACGGTTGAAACGACCGCGACCGCAACGCCGCAGGCGGCAGCACCGCCCGAAGCAGCTTCGGGACAGGCGAATTTATCCTCGCCCGAATCGCTCGTTTCCGATCTTTATAAGGCTCACGATGCGGGACGCGGGCCATTCTTTCAAAAGAAGGACCGCGCCTTGGTCGATAAGTATTTTACAAAGCCGCTCGCCGACCTGATCTGGAAGCAAGCGAACACCGAGAGCGACGACGTTCTGACGCTCGACGGCGACCCTCTTTACAACGCGCAGGATCTCGAGATCAAGGATCTTTCGATCGGCAAAGGCGATGTGAAGGGTGACGCGGCGACCGTTGCCGTTACCTTTCTCAACTTCGGACAAAAGCAGAGCATTACACACAAGCTCAAGCTCGTCGGTGATGCTTGGAAGATCGACGATATAATGTACAGCCCCGCGGACAGCCTTTTGAAATGGCTCCGCGAAACCTACGAGACGAAACCCGCGGCCAACGGCCGTTTTGAGGGCAAATACATCGTCGGGCCGACAAGCTGTACCGTTAAATTGACCGATGCCGGTTATGAGGTCCGATGGGAAAAGGGTGCCGGCGTTGAAATTTTCTTTCCGATGGATGATATGCGTTTTGAGTCATCGAATAAGGATGGCTCCGTCAACCAGTTCTCGTTTGATAACAAGAGCTATGATACAGGTACATTCAACCGTGACGACGGCAAGTCGTTCGCGGTAAAGCGAAGCAAATAA
- a CDS encoding DUF883 family protein encodes MSEFEAEVKKAEKELEQGLMTTDSEPFNETAGTDEFLGDIKAQAQEYGQKLQEAGRKAYDFAHDKFDRAGDKFKELSNKDPKELIDDAKEFARQKPGQTILISAAVGLVLGLLLRGGRK; translated from the coding sequence ATGTCAGAGTTTGAAGCAGAAGTTAAGAAAGCAGAGAAAGAATTGGAGCAAGGCCTTATGACAACAGATAGCGAACCGTTCAACGAAACGGCCGGAACCGACGAGTTCCTGGGCGACATCAAGGCTCAGGCGCAAGAGTACGGCCAGAAATTGCAGGAAGCCGGCCGTAAGGCGTACGATTTTGCCCACGACAAATTCGACCGCGCGGGTGATAAATTCAAGGAGCTTTCAAATAAGGACCCGAAGGAACTGATCGACGACGCGAAAGAATTCGCACGTCAGAAGCCGGGCCAGACGATCCTTATCTCGGCAGCCGTCGGCCTCGTGCTCGGCTTGCTGCTTCGCGGCGGCCGCAAATAA